CGAAACCCTTCTGCGTCGCTATCGTACGCCTCGAACCGGTCCCGCAAACGTCGAACCAACCCTTCCGATCCTCGCTCGCGTGCCTCTGCTGTCGGTGGTCTGAGCGCGAAGCAAAAGGCGCTGTGGATGTGGGCCAACGTCGACAATCTGGATGCGTTTCTGCAAGAGGTGTACGCCTACTATGTTGGTCGCGGCGCCATCTGCATTGCGCTTTCGCGTTCGCTCAACCTGCTCACCGTCGCCTTTGTGATTTGTTTCTCGACGTTTCTGTTTGGATGCATCGACTATTCTAGCATTCGCCACGACGGTCAGCTGAGCGATGTCATCGTAGGCCACTGCGTCGCCGGCTTTTCTCCCTTTGCTACACTGGTTGTTGTACTGCTTCTAGCCGCATTTGGCTGGCAAGCGGTGCAATTCGTGCTCGGATTGTCGAGACTCAGAGCCATGCATCGCTTCTACGAACAGCTGCTGGGCATTCCGGATGCGGATGTCCAGTCCATCCCATGGCACGAGGTGGTGAATCGGCTGTCGGCTCTGCGAGACCAGCATCCCACCACGTCGCTCAGCTCggccgacgagatggagctGGGCCAACGTACATCTTCATCGCTGCGTCGGTCTCATCCGCAGCCGTTGGATGCACACGACGTAGCAAACCGCATCATGCGTCAGGAGAACTACCTGATCGCTCTGTTCAACGAAAACATTCTCGACCTCTCTGTGCCCGGCTTGCGCAGCAGGAGCCCATCGTTGACACGCAGTCTGGAATGGAACCTCCACTtttgcttgctcggctttcTGTTCGATTCGAACGGACAGGTGCGACATGCCTTTCTCTCGGAACGCTACCGTGCCGACCTGATCGAGGGACTTCGACGTCGATTTCTGTTTATGGCTGTGGTAAACGCGATCTTTGCACCGTTTATCGTGCTGTACCTGCTTCTGTACTCGTTCTTTCGCTACTTTGAAGAGTACCACAAGGACCCTTCGAACCTTGGATCGCGGCAGTATACGCAATACGCACGATGGAAGTTTCGCGAATTCAACGAGCTGCCGCACCTCTTTCGAAGGCGATGTCGCACGTCGTATGTGGCTGCATCCAAGTACATGGACCAGTTTCCGAAGGAGAAGACGGCGATCGTTGCGCGCTTTGTGGCATTTGTGGCAGGCTCATTTACCGCGGTGCTCCTGCTGGCATCCGTGATGGATCCGGATGTGTTTGTGCACTTCAACATTACGCCACAGCGCAATGTGCTGTTCTACATTGGCGTGTTTGGTGCGATTCTGGCAGTCGCGCGGGGCATGATTCCAGACGAGCATGTGGTGTTTGAGCccgaggcgatgctgcgcgagGTGATCGAGCAGACACACTACCTGCCGCAAGACTGGAAGGGACGCTTCCATTCGGCGCAAGTTCACCAAGCATTTGGACAGCTGTATACACTCAAGATTTACATTTTTCTGCAGGAGCTGCTAAGCGTAGTGACGACACCGTTTGTGCTTTGGCTGTCGTTGCCAGCGTGCGCACCGGATCTGATCGATTTCCTGCGCAAGTATACGGTCCATGTGGATGGGCTAGGGCATGTCTGTTCGTTTGCCGTCTTTGACTTTGCGCGACAGCCCACAGCGAGCACAATGGGGGGAGCGGCGGCAAAAGGGATTcacaggcagcagcagcagcagcaacaacaacaacaacaaagTGGCGGTAGTGGAAGGACGAGAGCGCCGAGAAACGGCATGAGCCAAGCAAAGATGGAGCAAAGCATATTGGGGTTCAGAGCGAACCATCCGGATTGGGACCCGGCGGCGCACGCCAGCACAGCATCAATACAGCGTGTAGATGACGACGCAGGCGCGACGACGTTGCAGTACGGACATGGCGATGGACGATCCACATCGGATGCACCTACCGGCGTCGGCGCAGGAGCAAAAGTCAAGGACCTCATAGACCACATTTATCGCGGTAGCGGCGGTGCAGCCGGTGCGAGCCGATGGtaagcagcaagcacagcaggCAGAGATGGAATTCTCAAATCATATTCAGAGTCAAGTGTGTGCAGAAGACGTGCATCTTTGGTGCAGTGTGCACATGACCTCGACACGATTGAGAAGGACTCGGAGAAGGACTCGTGAGGGTTGGGAATGCACTCACGATAGACGATGCAAAAATGCATGGTGGCGCGTCGCTCTCTGTCAAAAGCAACTCGAACCTCACGATTCGTTGTTCCGCCCCTACTGTATGTCATCAGACCCTTTGTCCTCAGACCCTCACACATGCACACACGCGTGCACATGCTTTAGGCTTGGCTGTGTATAGACCCTTGACTTCCGTGAGAGTTTGCAATCGAAACCCCAGTGAAAACTCTCTCAGCCGGACACACTGAGaacacattcgtgattccgtGGTTGATCGTGGGTTGATTTGATTGCACGTTGGTGGTGAGTTTTTGTGAGTGCCGTGCTGGCACAAACGTTTACGATTAACACTATCCAAAAAGTCTGTGCAtagtgaatcgtgaatcacgaatcgtgaatcgtgaatggtaAAAGGAGTTGAATACTGACTTGTTCAGAATTGCAATCAAGCTTagtcacgatttgtgaCTCGGTTGCGTGTCAAAATCACAATTTTGGAGGTCCGATCGGATCGGCTGTGACTCGCGATAGCGAAATCTGTCTCTCTGTAAtcggaatcgtgaagaaTCTGTTCTGAATATCAGAAGCAAAGCTCAGTTGTGAGTTGAAAAATCAAACACTCATTAACCCTTCTTAGGCCCAAGTTGAGATCGGGAAGCTCGCGCTGGTggctcagtcacgagtcgcagAGTGAGAGTGGCAAAGTAAGTTAAATCACGAttaattcacgattcacagtcacgagtcacgagtcacgcTTGGCCAACGGCGGATGGCGCTGATGGggatgaatcacgaatcaaattgtgaatcgtgaatcgtgaatcgtgaatcgtgaatcgtgaatatcgtaaatcgtgaatcacagaattACGAGTGTCGGTCGTGGATGCGCCGTGTCTCTTTGTAACTCTGCTTCACTCTTTGTCACTCTGCTTGGCTCTGCTCGGATTGGAGCAATTCAAAGCCTATACTGATTGgctccatcatcatccttctcctccttTCCCCACATCCTTGCATTTCATCCACGATCCGatcctcgtccttctttcgtcgctgcttttctttttcttcaCCAGTTCGGGGTCGGTCATCCTCTCCTGCGGCTCGCGTTCTGGTCTAGCATTCGACCACCATTCGATCACCATTCGACCACCATTCGACCACCATTCGAGCTTTCCAACGCACATGACTCATCCTCGGCGtggcagcttgagctcgtaGACCATCCCCTTTGCCTCTCTTGTCCAACGCCAGCATCTTTATACTCGCTGTCAACGCGTTGTTGTATTGCGCCGCGCGGTTTTGACCTTGTTGCTAAGCCCATCCATCCGTCACAGTGACTCTTTTCCACCCTCGGATTCGCCCATGATCTACACGTAGGCTCAACCTCGTGTCTTGCCATTGTACGCCACGCTTCTCACCGGATTCGTCTACATTCGAG
The Mycosarcoma maydis chromosome 14, whole genome shotgun sequence DNA segment above includes these coding regions:
- a CDS encoding uncharacterized protein (related to ATG9 - integral membrane protein required for Cvt and autophagy transport); this translates as MDRDSPFADPDRSDPLPAPSNTLKASIFAQSRIVHPSTSVYNQFGRHRHDDIGQESFHEGIQPSVASLANLQGSYTAKSIHPHHSAIGLRNSSYDDHGDDADEQDPEDLLSDEELGLIAGDARNPSASLSYASNRSRKRRTNPSDPRSRASAVGGLSAKQKALWMWANVDNLDAFLQEVYAYYVGRGAICIALSRSLNLLTVAFVICFSTFLFGCIDYSSIRHDGQLSDVIVGHCVAGFSPFATLVVVLLLAAFGWQAVQFVLGLSRLRAMHRFYEQLLGIPDADVQSIPWHEVVNRLSALRDQHPTTSLSSADEMELGQRTSSSLRRSHPQPLDAHDVANRIMRQENYLIALFNENILDLSVPGLRSRSPSLTRSLEWNLHFCLLGFLFDSNGQVRHAFLSERYRADLIEGLRRRFLFMAVVNAIFAPFIVLYLLLYSFFRYFEEYHKDPSNLGSRQYTQYARWKFREFNELPHLFRRRCRTSYVAASKYMDQFPKEKTAIVARFVAFVAGSFTAVLLLASVMDPDVFVHFNITPQRNVLFYIGVFGAILAVARGMIPDEHVVFEPEAMLREVIEQTHYLPQDWKGRFHSAQVHQAFGQLYTLKIYIFLQELLSVVTTPFVLWLSLPACAPDLIDFLRKYTVHVDGLGHVCSFAVFDFARQPTASTMGGAAAKGIHRQQQQQQQQQQQSGGSGRTRAPRNGMSQAKMEQSILGFRANHPDWDPAAHASTASIQRVDDDAGATTLQYGHGDGRSTSDAPTGVGAGAKVKDLIDHIYRGSGGAAGASRW